A genomic segment from Demetria terragena DSM 11295 encodes:
- a CDS encoding inorganic phosphate transporter — protein sequence MTATVILILVVITALAFDFTNGFHDTGNAMATPIATGALRPKAAVTLCAVLNLVGAFLSVEVALTVTNAVINIQDPSGAPRPEFLTNGGYDLLLIVLAGLVGGIIWNLATWLFGLPSSSSHALFGGLVGSAIAALGTGGVKWIGHGDKLDGVIGKVMLPAMFSPVIAACVAGLGTWLIYRITRRVSEHYTDRSFRWGQIGSSSLISLAHGTNDAQKTMGVITLALIAAGDWTSTDSIPFWVKVACALAIALGTYVGGWRIIRTMGKGLVDVQPRQGFAAESSSAAVILVSSHMGFALSTTHVATGSILGSGLGRRAQVRWRTAGRMVVAWLITLPAAGMVGALMWVIGHAFGGMAGPLVVFGILLVLSGLMYARSRREPVSADNVTDEWSPEPAVNEILGAEQKKVSS from the coding sequence GTGACAGCAACCGTCATCCTCATCCTTGTCGTGATTACGGCCTTGGCCTTCGATTTCACCAATGGCTTCCATGACACCGGTAATGCGATGGCGACGCCCATCGCGACAGGCGCGTTGCGCCCCAAGGCGGCAGTCACCCTCTGCGCTGTTCTCAATCTGGTCGGCGCGTTCTTGTCGGTTGAGGTAGCTCTCACCGTGACCAACGCGGTCATCAATATTCAGGACCCCTCAGGCGCGCCCCGACCCGAGTTTTTAACCAACGGTGGCTACGACCTGCTCCTGATCGTGCTCGCCGGTCTGGTGGGCGGCATCATCTGGAACCTCGCCACCTGGCTGTTTGGATTGCCATCCTCGTCTTCCCACGCGTTGTTTGGTGGCCTGGTTGGCTCGGCTATCGCGGCGCTCGGCACCGGTGGGGTGAAGTGGATCGGGCATGGCGACAAGCTCGACGGCGTGATCGGCAAGGTCATGTTGCCCGCGATGTTCTCGCCCGTGATTGCCGCATGCGTGGCGGGCTTGGGGACGTGGTTGATCTATCGCATTACTCGGCGGGTGAGTGAGCACTACACCGACCGCAGTTTCCGTTGGGGACAGATCGGTAGTTCCTCACTCATTTCGCTGGCGCACGGCACCAACGATGCTCAGAAGACGATGGGTGTCATCACTCTGGCGTTGATCGCTGCGGGCGACTGGACCAGCACTGATTCCATCCCCTTCTGGGTCAAGGTGGCCTGTGCCCTGGCTATCGCGCTCGGCACCTACGTCGGTGGTTGGCGCATTATCCGCACGATGGGCAAGGGCTTGGTCGATGTCCAACCCCGCCAAGGGTTCGCTGCGGAAAGCTCATCCGCCGCAGTCATCCTCGTCTCAAGCCACATGGGGTTTGCGCTTTCCACCACGCACGTCGCGACCGGATCAATTCTCGGATCGGGTCTCGGGCGGCGTGCGCAGGTGCGGTGGCGTACCGCCGGACGCATGGTCGTTGCGTGGCTCATCACCCTGCCGGCAGCGGGGATGGTGGGCGCTTTGATGTGGGTGATCGGTCACGCCTTCGGTGGCATGGCTGGCCCGCTCGTCGTCTTCGGCATCCTGCTGGTCTTGTCCGGCTTGATGTATGCCCGATCGCGCCGTGAGCCGGTCAGCGCCGACAACGTCACCGACGAGTGGTCTCCCGAACCTGCAGTCAACGAGATCCTCGGTGCTGAGCAGAAGAAGGTCTCCTCATGA